One window of the Thermodesulfomicrobium sp. WS genome contains the following:
- a CDS encoding nickel-dependent hydrogenase large subunit — protein sequence MANTPMNTNFKGPIVVDPVTRIEGHLKIEVEVDKGKVVNAWSSSQLFRGLELILKGRDPRDAQHFTQRSCGVCTYVHALASTRCVDNAVGVDKKLPDNARLIRNLVLAAQFLHDHVVHFYHLHALDWVDVASALKADPKKAADIANSISPRKTKAEDLKAVQDKVKALVDSGQLGIFTNAYFLGGHDAYYLPPEVNLIATAHYLEALHLQVKAARAMAVFGAKNPHTQFTVVGGVTCYDGLTEARISEFVSLFKETKQFIDECYIPDLLAVASFYKDWAGIGGTTNFMSFGEFPAVESDLNSRWLPPGVISKRDIAKVQPFDPKLITEHVRHSWYEGDKALHPYQGVTEPKYTSYEDRDRYSWMKAPRYNETAVETGPLATVLVAYAKGHPEVKAQVDAVLKHLGVGPEALFSTLGRTAARGIETKVIADKLMDWVSALSANIKQGNTKIYQEWKMPDEAEGVGFVNAPRGGLSHWIRIKGGKIENFQLVVPSTWNLGPRCAKGQLSAVEEALIGTPIADPERPVEILRTVHSFDPCIACGVHVIDSRTNQVRVFRVL from the coding sequence ATGGCCAACACGCCGATGAATACCAATTTCAAAGGCCCCATCGTGGTCGATCCCGTGACCCGTATCGAGGGCCATCTCAAGATCGAGGTGGAGGTGGACAAGGGGAAGGTGGTCAACGCCTGGTCCAGCTCCCAGCTTTTCCGCGGCTTGGAGCTCATCCTCAAAGGCCGTGACCCGCGCGATGCCCAGCACTTCACGCAGCGTTCCTGCGGCGTATGCACGTATGTGCATGCCCTGGCCTCCACCCGCTGTGTGGACAACGCCGTGGGCGTCGATAAAAAACTCCCGGACAACGCCCGCCTCATCCGCAACCTGGTGCTGGCGGCGCAGTTCCTCCATGACCATGTGGTGCATTTCTATCATCTCCATGCCCTAGACTGGGTGGACGTGGCCTCGGCCCTCAAGGCGGATCCCAAGAAGGCCGCGGACATCGCCAACTCCATCTCGCCACGCAAAACCAAGGCCGAAGACCTCAAGGCCGTGCAGGACAAGGTCAAGGCCCTGGTGGATTCCGGGCAGCTGGGCATCTTCACCAACGCGTACTTCTTGGGTGGCCACGACGCCTACTACCTGCCCCCGGAAGTGAACCTCATCGCCACGGCCCACTACTTGGAAGCCCTGCACCTGCAGGTGAAGGCGGCCCGCGCCATGGCGGTGTTCGGCGCCAAGAACCCGCACACCCAGTTTACCGTGGTGGGCGGCGTCACCTGCTACGACGGCCTCACCGAGGCCCGCATCAGCGAGTTCGTGAGTCTGTTCAAGGAGACCAAGCAGTTCATCGACGAATGCTACATCCCGGATCTTTTGGCCGTGGCCTCCTTCTACAAAGATTGGGCGGGCATCGGCGGGACCACCAACTTCATGAGCTTTGGCGAGTTCCCGGCCGTGGAGAGCGATCTCAACAGCCGCTGGCTGCCTCCGGGCGTCATCTCCAAGCGCGACATTGCCAAGGTGCAGCCCTTTGATCCCAAACTCATCACCGAGCATGTGCGCCATAGCTGGTACGAAGGCGACAAGGCCCTGCATCCCTACCAGGGGGTGACCGAGCCCAAATACACCTCCTATGAGGATCGGGACCGGTACTCGTGGATGAAAGCCCCGCGCTACAACGAGACCGCGGTGGAAACCGGACCGCTCGCCACGGTGCTCGTGGCCTATGCCAAGGGCCATCCCGAGGTGAAGGCGCAGGTGGATGCCGTGCTCAAGCATTTGGGCGTGGGCCCCGAAGCCCTGTTCTCCACCTTGGGCCGCACCGCTGCCCGGGGCATCGAGACCAAGGTCATCGCCGACAAGCTGATGGATTGGGTGAGTGCCTTGTCCGCCAACATCAAGCAGGGCAACACCAAGATCTATCAGGAATGGAAGATGCCCGACGAGGCCGAGGGCGTGGGCTTCGTCAACGCCCCGCGCGGTGGGCTGAGCCACTGGATCCGCATCAAGGGCGGCAAGATCGAGAACTTCCAGCTGGTGGTGCCGTCCACGTGGAACCTTGGGCCGCGCTGCGCCAAGGGGCAGCTCTCCGCCGTGGAAGAGGCCCTGATCGGCACCCCCATTGCCGACCCCGAGCGTCCGGTGGAAATCCTGCGCACGGTGCACTCCTTTGACCCGTGCATTGCCTGCGGCGTGCACGTCATCGACTCCCGGACCAATCAGGTGCGGGTCTTCCGTGTGCTCTAA
- a CDS encoding hydrogenase small subunit has translation MKFAVGLGKPGAEERLAQHGITRRDFMKFCSTLAAVMGMEASFAQRIAEAMTAKKRPSVVWLHNAECTGCSESILRTVRPFIDDLILDTISLDYHETIMAAAGHKAEEALHQAVSSPEGYLCVIEGGIPTKDGGIYGKVAGKTMLEICSEIAPKAKAVIAYGTCATFGGVQAAAPNPTEAKGVNDALGALGVKAVNIAGCPPNPYNLVGTIVHLLTNNLAIPELDDLNRPIMFFGETVHENCPRLKHYDAGEFAPSFDSEEARKGWCLAKLGCKGPMTYNNCPKIKFNQTNWPVEAGHPCIGCSEPNFWDQMSPFYQEA, from the coding sequence ATGAAGTTTGCGGTCGGATTAGGCAAACCGGGCGCCGAGGAACGACTGGCACAGCATGGAATCACCCGTCGTGATTTCATGAAGTTCTGTTCCACCCTTGCCGCGGTCATGGGTATGGAGGCGTCCTTTGCCCAGAGGATCGCCGAGGCCATGACGGCCAAAAAACGTCCCTCGGTGGTGTGGCTCCACAACGCCGAATGCACTGGATGTTCCGAATCCATCTTGCGTACGGTGCGGCCGTTCATTGACGATCTGATCCTCGACACCATCAGCCTTGACTACCATGAGACCATTATGGCCGCCGCAGGCCACAAGGCCGAGGAGGCCCTGCATCAGGCGGTCAGCTCCCCCGAGGGGTATTTGTGTGTCATTGAAGGCGGTATCCCCACGAAGGATGGCGGCATTTACGGGAAGGTGGCCGGCAAGACCATGCTGGAGATCTGCTCCGAGATCGCGCCCAAGGCCAAGGCGGTCATCGCGTATGGCACGTGTGCGACGTTTGGCGGTGTCCAGGCCGCTGCGCCCAATCCCACGGAGGCCAAGGGCGTGAACGACGCGCTCGGGGCGTTGGGGGTCAAGGCCGTGAATATCGCCGGCTGTCCGCCCAACCCGTACAATCTCGTAGGCACCATCGTGCATCTGCTCACCAACAACCTCGCCATTCCGGAACTGGACGACCTCAATCGGCCGATCATGTTCTTTGGAGAGACTGTCCATGAAAATTGTCCGCGTCTCAAGCATTACGATGCGGGCGAGTTTGCGCCGTCCTTCGATTCCGAAGAGGCGCGCAAGGGCTGGTGTCTCGCCAAATTGGGATGCAAGGGCCCCATGACCTACAACAACTGCCCCAAGATCAAATTCAATCAGACCAACTGGCCCGTGGAAGCGGGGCATCCGTGCATCGGCTGCAGCGAGCCCAACTTCTGGGATCAGATGAGCCCCTTCTACCAGGAAGCCTAA